A stretch of Paludisphaera borealis DNA encodes these proteins:
- a CDS encoding SIMPL domain-containing protein (The SIMPL domain is named for its presence in mouse protein SIMPL (signalling molecule that associates with mouse pelle-like kinase). Bacterial member BP26, from Brucella, was shown to assemble into a channel-like structure, while YggE from E. coli has been associated with resistance to oxidative stress.) gives MNPTSGLVRFVLEDYEKVQEQAYEKAVADARTRAERLARLSGLELGPVLAVREVVAPADHVAQPNTDEVPRKRLETAKFQEIPVRVELQVRFAIHPKTDGKAKGPSQ, from the coding sequence ATGAATCCCACGTCGGGCCTGGTCCGATTCGTTCTCGAAGATTACGAGAAGGTTCAGGAACAGGCCTATGAGAAGGCGGTCGCCGACGCCAGGACGCGAGCCGAGCGGTTGGCCCGCCTGAGCGGGCTGGAACTGGGGCCGGTGCTGGCCGTCCGCGAGGTCGTCGCCCCGGCCGACCACGTCGCGCAGCCGAACACCGACGAGGTCCCCCGGAAGCGGCTGGAGACGGCCAAGTTCCAGGAGATCCCCGTCCGGGTCGAGCTGCAAGTGCGGTTCGCGATCCACCCCAAGACCGACGGCAAAGCCAAAGGACCGTCGCAATGA